The Propionispora hippei DSM 15287 genome includes a window with the following:
- the miaB gene encoding tRNA (N6-isopentenyl adenosine(37)-C2)-methylthiotransferase MiaB translates to MQDAIQTKRMSVLTYGCQMNENDSERFVGQLKSVGYELTDKLDQADLIMINTCCVRESAEQKIYGKIGELKRLKAVNPNLIIGIAGCMAQKDRDEIFKKAAHVDFVIGTHNVHKLTELIAEVENKKDKVLAVWDQAERLAENVPAVHKGKVSAYVPIMYGCNNFCTYCIVPYVRGRERSRPMKDIIKEIEQLGQEGFKEITLLGQNVNSYGKDQKQEDGFAQLLARVDQVESIERIRYMTSHPRDMNQAVIDVICQSKKICEQFHLPIQSGSNRVLAKMNRGYTTEYYTKLIEQIRKKVPQASITTDIIVGFPGETEELFKETLEFLKTIRFDAAYTFIYSKRSGTPAATMPDQIPLAEKKARLQALMDVQNTISLEINKQLEDNVVEVLVEGPSKNDDTKLMGRTRTNKIILWDKQGPERVGQLLSVKIDRAQTWVLKGKLYNY, encoded by the coding sequence ATGCAGGATGCGATACAGACGAAACGTATGTCCGTGCTGACATATGGATGCCAAATGAATGAAAATGATTCTGAACGGTTTGTCGGACAGCTGAAGTCTGTCGGTTATGAACTAACCGATAAGCTGGATCAGGCCGATTTAATTATGATAAATACCTGCTGCGTCAGAGAAAGCGCCGAGCAGAAAATTTATGGAAAAATTGGTGAACTGAAACGGCTTAAGGCGGTAAATCCTAATCTGATTATTGGGATTGCCGGTTGCATGGCTCAAAAAGACCGGGATGAAATTTTTAAAAAAGCGGCCCATGTCGACTTTGTCATAGGCACACATAATGTTCACAAATTAACCGAATTAATTGCCGAGGTGGAAAATAAAAAAGATAAAGTGCTGGCTGTCTGGGATCAGGCCGAACGGTTGGCTGAAAATGTACCTGCCGTACATAAGGGAAAGGTTTCTGCTTATGTCCCTATTATGTATGGCTGCAATAATTTCTGCACTTACTGCATTGTGCCTTATGTGCGTGGACGGGAACGCAGCCGGCCAATGAAGGATATTATTAAAGAAATAGAACAGTTAGGACAGGAAGGTTTTAAAGAAATCACTTTGTTGGGGCAGAATGTAAACTCCTATGGCAAGGATCAAAAACAGGAAGACGGTTTTGCCCAATTGCTGGCGCGGGTTGATCAGGTGGAGTCCATTGAACGAATTCGTTATATGACTTCCCATCCCCGTGATATGAATCAGGCTGTTATTGATGTAATTTGCCAAAGCAAAAAAATATGCGAGCAGTTTCATCTGCCGATCCAGTCAGGCAGCAATAGGGTTTTAGCCAAAATGAACCGTGGTTATACCACTGAGTACTATACTAAACTGATTGAGCAAATAAGAAAAAAAGTTCCCCAGGCCAGTATCACGACCGATATCATTGTAGGATTTCCCGGCGAAACTGAAGAATTATTCAAAGAAACGCTGGAATTTCTAAAAACAATCCGTTTTGATGCTGCTTATACCTTTATTTATTCCAAGCGGTCAGGCACTCCCGCAGCTACTATGCCTGATCAGATTCCGCTTGCCGAAAAGAAAGCCAGACTGCAGGCGTTAATGGATGTACAGAATACGATCAGCCTGGAAATTAATAAGCAATTGGAAGACAATGTGGTGGAGGTACTGGTGGAAGGGCCGAGTAAAAACGATGACACCAAACTGATGGGGCGTACCCGTACCAACAAAATCATACTATGGGACAAGCAGGGGCCGGAACGGGTCGGGCAATTGCTGTCTGTTAAAATAGATCGTGCCCAGACCTGGGTATTAAAGGGCAAACTCTATAATTATTAA
- the mutS gene encoding DNA mismatch repair protein MutS, protein MSVSYTPMLEQYREIKAKHPEEILFFRLGDFYEMFFSDAELASRELEITLTSREGGQNTRVPMCGIPYHAADTYIAKLIGKGYKIAICEQMEDPKQVKGLVRREVIKIITPGTVLSENLLPDQNNNFLVVVWEESEEISLAAADISTGECLWTVFSGLYRLNGLCDQLFRLMPAELVLASKLENIAELEAFIENRLSRCTVTTLNVSDVDSIKALPQQFFSPAELPQAVGACMAVGCLLHYLQQTVKNDLSHINCLVKYNAAEHLILDAATLRNLEITRNMRDGSKKDTLFSVLDFTQTAMGGRLLKKWLEYPLLKTEEITARQNAVGSFLELPVVRQNIHRLLTGIYDFERILTRIEVGTANARDLVALKASLDIVPEIKDCLQDIRDPLLAYLQGQIRNHADVVELIASAIVDTPPFSVREGGMIKEGYHAELDELRFISRDSKKWIQELESQEREKTGIKSLKVGYNKVFGYYLEVTHTHAAAVPAQYIRKQTLANAERYITPELKDFETKILGAQEKIVSIEYHLFSEVRDYIKEKIKEIQQTARQIAQVDVLTALGEAAARYNYIRPAINTRNEIILKDGRHPVVERLLVREMFVPNDTVLNHTDSEVMIITGPNMAGKSTYMRQVAVLVLLAQIGSFIPAREASICPVDRIFTRVGASDDLATGQSTFMVEMNEVAQILKHATQKSLIILDEIGRGTSTFDGMSIAKAVIEHIKKKIKAKTLFATHYHELTDLAEWNGSIKNYSVAVKERGKEVVFLRRIVPGGADKSYGIHVAQLAGLPKGTIERAQEILIELEQQHVCVQERVAQEQTAAANQPTLFSSALADDILSLDIMTLTPLEALNVLYKLQNQARQETGKL, encoded by the coding sequence ATGAGCGTAAGTTATACTCCTATGCTGGAGCAATACCGCGAGATTAAGGCTAAGCATCCGGAAGAAATTTTGTTTTTCCGGCTTGGTGATTTTTATGAGATGTTTTTTTCCGATGCCGAGTTAGCTTCCAGGGAATTGGAAATCACCCTGACCTCTCGCGAGGGCGGTCAGAATACGAGAGTTCCTATGTGCGGTATTCCTTATCATGCGGCAGATACCTATATTGCCAAACTGATTGGCAAAGGCTATAAAATTGCCATTTGCGAACAAATGGAGGATCCCAAGCAGGTAAAGGGATTGGTACGGCGGGAAGTGATCAAGATTATTACGCCGGGGACTGTATTATCGGAAAATCTTTTGCCTGACCAGAATAATAATTTTTTGGTGGTTGTTTGGGAAGAAAGCGAAGAAATCAGTCTGGCCGCGGCTGATATTTCCACTGGTGAGTGTTTGTGGACGGTTTTTAGTGGACTGTATCGTTTAAATGGTCTGTGTGATCAATTGTTTAGGCTGATGCCTGCCGAACTGGTGCTGGCCTCCAAGCTGGAAAATATAGCGGAACTGGAAGCTTTTATCGAGAATCGGCTCTCCCGCTGCACAGTCACTACGCTGAATGTGTCGGATGTTGATTCCATTAAGGCCTTGCCGCAGCAATTCTTTTCACCGGCGGAGCTTCCCCAGGCTGTTGGAGCTTGCATGGCTGTAGGTTGTTTGTTGCACTATTTGCAGCAGACAGTAAAGAACGACTTGTCACATATTAACTGCCTGGTTAAATACAATGCCGCCGAGCATCTTATTCTGGATGCAGCTACGCTGAGGAATTTAGAGATAACACGCAATATGCGGGACGGCAGTAAAAAAGATACATTGTTCTCCGTATTGGACTTTACCCAAACCGCCATGGGCGGACGGCTTTTAAAAAAGTGGCTGGAATATCCGTTATTGAAGACTGAGGAAATTACAGCCCGGCAGAATGCAGTGGGAAGCTTCCTGGAATTGCCTGTCGTACGCCAAAACATACATAGACTGTTAACGGGAATTTATGATTTTGAGCGTATATTAACCAGGATTGAGGTCGGAACAGCCAATGCCCGGGACTTGGTCGCTTTAAAAGCTTCTTTAGACATCGTGCCTGAAATTAAGGATTGCTTGCAGGATATCCGTGATCCGTTGCTGGCCTATCTGCAGGGGCAGATACGAAACCATGCGGATGTGGTCGAACTTATTGCTTCGGCCATTGTGGATACGCCACCCTTTTCGGTCCGCGAAGGCGGCATGATCAAAGAAGGTTATCATGCCGAACTGGATGAGCTGCGATTTATTTCGCGGGACAGTAAGAAATGGATACAGGAGCTGGAGTCACAGGAACGGGAAAAGACGGGAATCAAATCGCTCAAGGTAGGCTACAACAAAGTATTCGGTTACTATCTGGAGGTAACCCATACCCATGCGGCGGCAGTCCCTGCACAGTATATACGTAAACAAACACTGGCTAATGCCGAACGATACATCACACCGGAACTCAAGGATTTTGAAACCAAAATTCTTGGAGCCCAGGAGAAAATTGTATCCATCGAATACCATCTATTTAGTGAAGTTCGCGATTATATTAAAGAAAAGATTAAAGAAATTCAGCAGACAGCCCGGCAAATCGCCCAGGTGGATGTACTGACTGCTTTGGGAGAAGCGGCGGCTCGCTATAACTATATACGTCCGGCTATTAACACCAGAAATGAAATCATTCTTAAAGACGGCCGGCATCCGGTGGTGGAACGCTTGCTGGTACGGGAAATGTTTGTTCCTAATGACACGGTGCTGAATCATACCGACAGTGAAGTGATGATCATTACCGGTCCGAATATGGCCGGCAAATCGACCTATATGCGTCAGGTTGCCGTACTTGTCCTGCTGGCGCAGATCGGCAGTTTTATTCCGGCGCGGGAAGCCAGCATTTGTCCGGTGGATCGTATCTTTACCCGGGTAGGGGCAAGTGATGATTTGGCCACCGGCCAAAGCACCTTTATGGTGGAAATGAATGAAGTGGCGCAAATTCTTAAACATGCCACACAGAAAAGCCTGATTATACTGGATGAAATCGGCCGGGGAACCAGCACCTTTGATGGTATGAGCATCGCCAAGGCGGTTATTGAGCATATCAAAAAGAAGATTAAGGCAAAAACCTTGTTTGCCACCCACTATCATGAGCTGACTGATTTGGCGGAGTGGAATGGCAGCATAAAAAACTATTCCGTAGCCGTAAAGGAACGGGGCAAGGAAGTTGTTTTTCTGAGGCGGATTGTGCCGGGCGGTGCCGACAAAAGCTATGGTATCCATGTGGCTCAGTTGGCCGGGCTGCCGAAAGGCACGATTGAACGGGCGCAGGAGATATTAATTGAATTGGAGCAGCAGCATGTTTGTGTGCAGGAAAGAGTCGCCCAGGAACAGACGGCTGCGGCTAACCAGCCGACCCTGTTTAGCAGTGCGCTGGCGGATGATATCTTGTCACTGGACATTATGACACTGACTCCGCTGGAAGCGCTGAATGTGTTATACAAGCTTCAAAATCAGGCCAGACAGGAGACTGGAAAGCTATGA
- the mutL gene encoding DNA mismatch repair endonuclease MutL, translating into MSHSIIHVLDENTANKIAAGEVVERPASIVKELAENSLDAGSRNIEIEIAEGGIPFIRVTDDGSGMSREDAKLSVLRHATSKIYEVDDLECISSLGFRGEALPSIAAVSKFSLTTRLHGEELGTYLEIQGGTISDLREGAGQVGTTITIQDLFFNTPARRKFLKTPATEASQIHQVVTKLALSHPDVSFKLINNQKLVLHTPGTNKLRDTLTSLYGTQIAPDLIEIDYADTNISISGMIGKPTLLKGSRQWQTYIVNLRVINSRFIAKAIDNAYHSLLPKTGFPLAVLQITVPLDSVDVNVHPQKSDVKFRDEQQVFRAVYKAVTTTLVNPQQPTQLASPIRPKFIERHPAQPVEGLFGRQPEYKEPVPYQSYQKSNVIYEKPSVSFSAVREAVKRQDEEQKASWQAEATPVLPARAEEPAESFELRVMGQIAECYLIAQGKDGLYIIDQHAAHERILYDKFGQAAERIPFQQLLVPLFFEFSQVEIDVISEQAEVFQQLGFSLDVVGPNTVRLTEAPSDISPAASEALLRQILTEIQGLHNPTAQDLRHACLQIASCKAAIKAGDTLSLEQMQALVNELCATTLPYTCPHGRPVIVRFSPQDMAKMFKRT; encoded by the coding sequence ATGAGCCATTCCATTATTCATGTGCTTGATGAAAATACAGCCAATAAGATTGCCGCCGGTGAGGTGGTGGAGCGTCCTGCTTCCATTGTCAAGGAGCTGGCGGAGAATTCGCTGGATGCCGGTAGCCGGAATATAGAAATCGAGATTGCCGAAGGCGGTATTCCCTTTATCCGGGTGACTGATGACGGCAGCGGGATGAGTCGTGAAGACGCGAAGTTGTCGGTGTTACGCCATGCAACCAGCAAGATCTATGAAGTTGACGATCTGGAATGCATAAGTTCTTTGGGGTTTCGCGGTGAAGCCCTGCCCAGTATCGCTGCGGTATCCAAATTTTCGCTTACCACCAGACTGCATGGGGAAGAACTGGGAACTTATCTGGAAATCCAGGGTGGAACGATAAGCGACCTTAGGGAAGGTGCCGGTCAGGTTGGTACCACCATTACCATTCAGGATTTGTTCTTTAACACGCCGGCCAGACGGAAATTTTTAAAAACACCGGCAACAGAGGCGTCACAAATTCATCAGGTTGTCACCAAGCTGGCCTTATCACACCCGGATGTATCGTTTAAATTGATTAATAATCAGAAACTGGTGCTGCACACGCCGGGAACCAATAAGCTCAGAGACACACTGACAAGCCTTTATGGTACTCAGATTGCGCCCGACCTTATTGAGATTGATTATGCCGATACGAATATCAGCATTTCCGGCATGATCGGTAAGCCGACCTTGCTTAAAGGCAGCCGGCAGTGGCAAACTTATATTGTCAATTTACGGGTTATTAACAGCCGGTTTATTGCTAAAGCCATTGATAATGCCTATCATTCTTTATTGCCGAAAACAGGGTTTCCCTTAGCTGTACTGCAAATAACGGTGCCGTTAGATAGCGTGGATGTAAATGTTCATCCGCAAAAAAGCGATGTCAAATTCCGCGATGAGCAACAAGTTTTTCGCGCCGTGTATAAGGCGGTTACAACAACACTGGTGAATCCCCAGCAGCCTACCCAACTGGCTTCTCCTATACGGCCGAAATTCATTGAACGCCATCCTGCGCAGCCGGTTGAAGGCTTATTTGGCAGACAGCCAGAATATAAAGAACCCGTACCCTATCAATCCTACCAGAAATCGAATGTGATATATGAAAAGCCGAGTGTGAGCTTTTCGGCTGTCCGGGAGGCTGTGAAGAGACAGGACGAAGAGCAAAAGGCCTCCTGGCAGGCTGAAGCTACGCCGGTGTTGCCTGCCAGGGCAGAAGAACCGGCAGAGTCTTTTGAACTACGCGTTATGGGGCAGATTGCCGAATGTTATCTGATCGCGCAAGGCAAAGACGGCCTTTACATCATTGATCAACACGCCGCCCATGAACGCATTCTTTATGATAAGTTTGGCCAGGCCGCCGAGCGCATTCCTTTTCAGCAATTGCTGGTGCCGCTTTTCTTTGAGTTCAGCCAGGTGGAAATTGATGTAATCAGCGAGCAGGCCGAGGTGTTTCAACAACTGGGTTTTTCCCTGGATGTGGTTGGACCTAACACCGTCAGATTGACGGAAGCTCCGTCAGATATTTCTCCTGCTGCCAGTGAGGCATTATTAAGGCAGATTCTGACTGAAATACAGGGCCTACATAATCCTACCGCCCAGGATCTGCGCCATGCCTGCCTGCAAATCGCCTCCTGCAAAGCGGCGATTAAAGCCGGCGATACGCTGTCGCTGGAGCAGATGCAGGCGCTGGTCAACGAGCTTTGTGCCACTACCCTGCCGTATACCTGCCCCCACGGCAGGCCAGTGATTGTCCGGTTTTCGCCGCAGGACATGGCAAAAATGTTTAAACGAACTTAA
- a CDS encoding class I SAM-dependent methyltransferase: MQLIVTTGIYPTEATVQQAESMAKTLQVPYVRRGKQSLDFLKASHKAELLVVVKKQGPVVITPGGEYFFHLSMAELRINNLKNGKPDHMVEAMGLSAGMSVLDCTMGLATDAIVASFVAGAAGQIAGIEHALLIAQITEYGLRHFSAKDEAVTQALRRIQVVWADYYEYLCHVPDKSFDIVYFDPMFRHPIHSSSNLKPLRYLADDRPLLPEAVQEACRIARQRVVIKETRNSAEFDKFSLSGLYGGKYSSVHYGVIQVNG, encoded by the coding sequence ATGCAGTTGATTGTTACAACAGGGATTTATCCAACCGAAGCCACCGTTCAACAGGCCGAGTCTATGGCAAAAACATTGCAGGTCCCCTATGTCCGGCGGGGTAAACAATCACTGGACTTTTTAAAAGCCAGTCATAAAGCTGAGCTTCTCGTAGTGGTAAAAAAGCAGGGCCCTGTGGTGATCACACCGGGGGGAGAGTACTTTTTTCATTTGAGCATGGCAGAATTACGTATAAATAATTTGAAAAATGGAAAACCTGACCATATGGTGGAGGCCATGGGGCTCTCTGCCGGGATGTCCGTATTAGATTGCACAATGGGTTTGGCTACCGACGCTATTGTTGCCAGTTTTGTTGCCGGCGCGGCAGGGCAGATCGCTGGAATAGAGCATGCTCTGTTGATCGCGCAAATTACCGAATACGGTCTGCGTCATTTCTCAGCCAAGGATGAGGCAGTTACCCAGGCATTACGGCGCATACAGGTTGTTTGGGCAGACTATTATGAGTATCTTTGCCATGTGCCGGATAAAAGCTTTGATATTGTGTATTTCGATCCGATGTTTCGTCATCCTATCCATAGCAGCTCCAACCTTAAACCGCTTCGTTATCTGGCCGATGACCGTCCCTTGCTGCCGGAAGCAGTCCAGGAGGCTTGCCGTATTGCCAGGCAGCGTGTCGTTATCAAAGAAACCCGCAACAGTGCCGAATTTGATAAGTTTTCCTTGTCAGGCCTGTATGGCGGAAAATACAGCAGCGTACATTATGGCGTAATTCAGGTTAACGGATAA
- the miaA gene encoding tRNA (adenosine(37)-N6)-dimethylallyltransferase MiaA, whose amino-acid sequence MERVIAVIGPTAVGKTRVSIDLAKLLETEVISGDSMLVYKRMNIGTAKPTLQERAGIVHHLIDYIEPVETFSVTDFQQIAAQYITGINRRGKIPILAGGTGLYVRALLENYQFNETPGDSEFRQHLEKMAEQYGNDHLHAMLARSDSQAALRLHPNDRRRIIRALEVRELGGESISQTKEKPELVYESVVIGLTMERAKLYQNINLRVDQMMAAGLEKEVAELLCSGVSPDCQSMKGIGYKEMVAYLQGRMDLPSTVNQIKQATRNFAKRQLTWYRRMPYIQWFSVDEYDSYEKMMETIYKCIAGKFCLK is encoded by the coding sequence ATGGAACGTGTAATTGCAGTTATTGGTCCGACAGCCGTCGGCAAAACAAGAGTCAGCATTGATCTGGCTAAATTGCTGGAGACAGAAGTGATTTCCGGTGATTCCATGCTTGTGTATAAAAGGATGAATATAGGTACTGCCAAGCCGACGCTACAAGAGCGGGCAGGAATTGTACATCACCTGATCGACTATATTGAGCCGGTCGAAACTTTTAGTGTAACCGATTTTCAACAAATAGCAGCACAATATATTACCGGGATTAACCGGCGGGGAAAGATTCCCATTCTGGCCGGTGGCACAGGACTCTACGTCAGAGCCCTGCTGGAAAACTATCAGTTTAATGAGACTCCCGGCGATTCGGAGTTTCGTCAACACTTAGAAAAGATGGCAGAGCAGTACGGTAACGACCATCTGCATGCCATGCTGGCCAGGAGCGATTCACAGGCGGCTTTGCGGCTTCATCCAAACGATCGCCGGCGCATTATACGGGCTTTGGAGGTACGGGAGCTGGGCGGCGAAAGCATATCACAAACAAAGGAGAAGCCTGAACTGGTTTATGAGTCGGTTGTTATTGGCTTAACCATGGAGCGGGCTAAGCTGTATCAGAATATAAATCTCCGTGTTGACCAAATGATGGCCGCCGGCTTGGAAAAAGAAGTGGCAGAGTTGCTCTGTTCGGGTGTATCACCTGACTGCCAGTCCATGAAGGGGATTGGTTATAAAGAGATGGTTGCCTACCTGCAGGGTAGGATGGATTTACCTTCTACGGTAAATCAAATTAAACAGGCTACCAGAAATTTTGCCAAACGCCAACTTACCTGGTATCGCAGAATGCCTTATATTCAATGGTTTTCAGTTGATGAGTACGACAGTTATGAGAAAATGATGGAAACAATTTACAAATGCATTGCAGGAAAGTTTTGTCTTAAGTAG
- the hfq gene encoding RNA chaperone Hfq has product MTTKVINLQDSFLNQVRKENVPVVIYLVNGFQLRGSVRGFDNFTVIIENDGKQQLVYKHAISTITPFRPLSASYHDKKEESKI; this is encoded by the coding sequence ATGACAACAAAAGTAATCAATTTGCAGGATAGTTTTTTAAATCAAGTGCGTAAAGAAAATGTTCCGGTTGTAATTTACCTGGTTAACGGATTTCAACTGAGGGGATCAGTTAGAGGCTTTGATAATTTTACGGTCATCATTGAAAATGATGGAAAACAGCAATTAGTATATAAGCATGCGATATCAACTATTACCCCTTTTCGTCCACTATCTGCCAGCTACCATGATAAAAAAGAAGAAAGTAAAATATAA